In one Spirosoma rigui genomic region, the following are encoded:
- a CDS encoding 6-pyruvoyl trahydropterin synthase family protein: protein MVYINRIEHFNAAHRLYNPAWSEERNKEVFGPCANMNWHGHNFELIVTVKGEPNPDTGFVIDLKLLGDIVKREVIEKVDHKNLNLDVDFMQGKMASCEIFIMEIWKILERALAPVTEAHLHQLRLYETPKNFVDYFGE from the coding sequence ATGGTATACATTAATAGAATAGAACATTTCAACGCAGCGCACCGGCTATACAATCCCGCCTGGTCAGAAGAGCGTAACAAGGAAGTATTTGGTCCCTGCGCCAATATGAACTGGCACGGGCACAACTTCGAACTGATCGTGACCGTAAAGGGGGAACCCAATCCGGACACGGGATTCGTGATCGACCTGAAACTGCTTGGTGACATTGTGAAGCGGGAAGTGATCGAGAAAGTCGACCATAAAAACCTGAACCTCGACGTCGATTTCATGCAGGGTAAAATGGCGAGCTGCGAGATTTTTATCATGGAAATCTGGAAGATTCTTGAACGCGCGCTGGCTCCCGTCACAGAAGCACATCTGCACCAACTTCGACTATACGAGACACCCAAAAACTTCGTTGATTACTTCGGCGAATAA
- a CDS encoding sensor histidine kinase: MNLRSRIVLAVATVFAAVSLLAGWLMLVRAEASLQTAFDRSVQTRASWLLSMVSVDPVIIPLPTETERMWLTEQSYGRSRELFRSPGLDTGGRVTDQPPALTPGGDANVQHSYRTVTVTANRDQLPGNRIRLSLSVPDNSLRQDISRLRWVFGLGWLLSLLMAFGAGYVVASWLLKPIQTIARQADSISNAVSIDPIPLPAARDELFQLTDSLNRMLGRVRQSAELQQNFFGAAAHELRTPLAIMKTGLEVTLNRGTVDDQTAPFLTGQLDEVRRLTRLLDEFLSLSRPDSSPQPPRLDVVDVPELVDRCRTQLSTIAQDYGVFLVVESMTDSLTPLTTDALKVEHILLNLLENAIKYAVPGSAIRVYLRQTTDWTIRIQNETSQEQGPVVDLLEAYYQADPLRDGHGLGLWISHRLTALLGGQLLLNWQQFTFTSDLTLPVSR; encoded by the coding sequence ATGAACCTGCGCAGTCGGATCGTTCTAGCCGTAGCCACGGTGTTTGCGGCCGTTAGCCTGCTGGCGGGCTGGCTCATGCTCGTGCGGGCCGAAGCGAGCCTGCAAACGGCTTTCGACCGATCGGTACAAACGCGGGCTAGCTGGTTGCTGTCTATGGTCAGTGTCGATCCGGTTATCATTCCATTGCCTACCGAAACCGAGCGGATGTGGCTTACTGAGCAGTCATACGGTCGTAGCCGGGAGTTATTTCGAAGCCCGGGTCTGGATACAGGGGGCCGCGTTACCGACCAGCCGCCTGCGCTCACGCCTGGCGGTGATGCTAACGTGCAGCACTCGTACCGCACGGTGACCGTAACGGCCAACCGGGATCAGCTGCCTGGCAATCGTATCCGATTAAGTTTATCCGTTCCGGACAACAGTCTGCGGCAGGATATCAGTCGGCTGCGATGGGTGTTTGGATTGGGGTGGCTGCTCAGTCTGCTGATGGCTTTCGGCGCGGGATACGTCGTAGCCAGCTGGCTCCTGAAACCGATTCAGACCATCGCCCGTCAGGCCGATTCCATCAGCAATGCCGTATCGATTGACCCGATTCCACTACCCGCTGCCAGGGATGAGCTGTTTCAACTCACCGATTCGCTGAACCGGATGCTGGGCCGGGTGCGGCAAAGTGCCGAGCTACAGCAGAATTTCTTCGGTGCGGCAGCTCACGAACTTCGGACTCCGCTGGCGATTATGAAAACAGGGTTGGAGGTCACACTGAACAGGGGTACGGTAGATGACCAGACCGCGCCCTTCTTAACGGGGCAGCTGGACGAAGTCCGCCGGTTAACGCGGTTACTCGATGAGTTCCTGAGCCTCAGCCGTCCCGACAGTTCACCCCAGCCGCCCCGTCTTGACGTGGTAGATGTTCCTGAACTGGTCGATCGCTGCCGGACGCAGCTCTCAACAATTGCGCAGGACTACGGGGTTTTTCTGGTGGTGGAGTCCATGACCGATTCCCTGACACCGTTGACGACCGATGCCCTGAAAGTAGAACACATCCTCCTGAATTTACTGGAAAACGCCATTAAATACGCCGTGCCGGGGAGCGCCATTCGGGTTTACCTGCGCCAAACGACTGACTGGACCATTCGGATTCAGAACGAAACGAGCCAGGAGCAGGGGCCCGTTGTTGACCTGTTGGAGGCTTACTACCAGGCCGATCCACTGCGGGACGGACATGGGCTGGGGCTCTGGATCAGCCATCGGTTAACGGCGCTACTGGGCGGGCAGCTACTTCTCAACTGGCAACAGTTTACGTTCACCAGTGACCTGACGCTGCCCGTTTCCCGCTGA
- the rfaD gene encoding ADP-glyceromanno-heptose 6-epimerase, with protein MIIVTGAAGFIGSCLIGKLNQENFNFIIAVDDFSHPEKEANLVGKRIQERVDREVFFDWLDRNNQEVEFIFHIGARTDTTEFDREIFEHLNIEYSKQIWNRCIEYQIPLVYASSAATYGLGEFGYDDNESVIPQLKPLNPYGDSKNEFDIWALEQERKPFFWAGLKFFNVYGPNEYHKGRMASVIFHAHKQICNSGEMKLFRSHNPDFADGEQMRDFVYVKDVVDVCSFLMHHRRHSGIYNLGSGKARTFLDLATNTFHALGLDPNISFVDTPADIRDKYQYFTQANMAKLRSIGYDRPFHTLEEGIADYVGNYLKQGSYL; from the coding sequence ATGATCATTGTCACGGGAGCCGCTGGTTTCATAGGGAGTTGTCTGATAGGAAAACTGAATCAGGAAAACTTCAATTTTATTATTGCCGTCGACGACTTTTCGCACCCCGAGAAAGAAGCGAACTTAGTGGGTAAGCGTATTCAGGAACGGGTAGACCGGGAGGTTTTTTTCGACTGGCTCGACCGGAATAATCAGGAAGTTGAGTTCATCTTCCATATTGGTGCCCGGACGGATACAACCGAGTTTGACCGGGAAATTTTCGAGCATCTGAATATTGAGTATTCCAAACAGATCTGGAACCGCTGTATCGAGTACCAGATTCCACTCGTTTATGCTTCCTCAGCGGCAACCTACGGATTGGGTGAGTTTGGCTACGACGATAACGAGTCGGTGATTCCGCAGCTGAAACCACTCAACCCCTACGGCGATTCAAAAAATGAATTCGATATCTGGGCGCTGGAGCAGGAGCGGAAACCGTTCTTCTGGGCGGGCCTGAAATTCTTTAACGTATACGGCCCCAATGAATACCACAAAGGCCGGATGGCGTCGGTAATTTTCCACGCCCACAAGCAGATCTGCAACTCGGGAGAAATGAAGTTATTCCGGTCGCACAACCCGGATTTTGCCGATGGCGAGCAGATGCGCGACTTCGTGTACGTAAAGGACGTGGTTGACGTTTGCTCTTTTCTGATGCATCACCGCCGTCACTCGGGCATCTATAACCTCGGTAGCGGCAAAGCGCGTACATTCCTCGACCTGGCCACGAACACTTTCCATGCGCTCGGACTCGATCCCAACATCAGTTTCGTTGATACCCCCGCCGATATTCGCGACAAGTACCAGTATTTTACCCAGGCCAATATGGCCAAGCTTCGCTCCATCGGCTACGACCGTCCTTTCCACACGCTCGAAGAGGGTATTGCCGATTACGTAGGGAACTACCTCAAACAGGGTAGCTATTTGTAA